One part of the Phragmites australis chromosome 3, lpPhrAust1.1, whole genome shotgun sequence genome encodes these proteins:
- the LOC133911668 gene encoding IQ domain-containing protein IQM2-like isoform X2: MGLSISYPPDDYLPEDEEDTDRLFVRSLSFDNLSTLETLESPPAMLDSLTSKRLIIRGSLSFKKKEGDPYQVETTISMVSPKPDKETSNHKSAGLPRCGPMENLPPDSPVIGMVSPKHQAAAIRVQKVYKSLRTRRQLADCAILVEQRWWKLLDFALLKRSSVSFFEVEKPESALSRWSRARMRAAKVGKGLSKDEKAQKLALQHWLEAIDPRHRYGHNLHYYYQHWLHCESKQPFFYWLDIGEGKEVNIEGHCPRWKLLQQCIRYLGPKEREFYETIVEDGKMMYKLSRKIVDTSEGPRDSKWIFVLSTTRVLYIGKKNKGTFQHSSFLAGGATSAAGRLIVENGILKAVWPHSGHYRPTEANFREFMNFLKKRNVDLTNVKLSPSEGEEDDWLRLRSGLPHVDLTEGRNPEKQEDTKSQHPHPDEDKATTTTKPATSPSTSGETTTTASASTPVMKRSSSGNRLQRKRPPSLRVNKSRLGKGTAEHGAGAFGDCLDFCKENLFRGGEGEVMVVPQEMILHRINSKMALHSYQLGNQLSFRWTTGAGPRIGCVRDYPPELQFRSLEQVSLSPRGGAGPARYGTPWHSPCAPLVSPTPGGLGSPLYGVAGTPTSRLQHGAA; encoded by the exons ATGGGTTTGTCAATCTCCTACCCACCAGATGACTACCTGCCAGAGGATGAAGAGGACACAGACCGACTGTTTGTCCGGTCCCTAAGCTTTGACAATCTCAGCACTCTCGAGACCCTTGAATCACCACCGGCAATGCTCGACTCTCTGACATCCAAGAGACTAATCATAAGAGGCTCCTTAAGCTTCAAGAAAAAGGAGGGTGATCCATATCAAGTTGAAACTACGATATCCATGGTGAGTCCTAAACCTGACAAGGAGACAAGCAATCATAAGTCTGCCGGCCTACCAAGATGTGGGCCCATGGAAAACCTGCCACCAGATTCTCCGGTGATCGGGATGGTCAGCCCAAAGCACCAGGCTGCAGCAATAAGGGTGCAGAAGGTGTACAAGAGCTTAAGGACAAGGCGGCAGCTTGCAGATTGCGCTATTCTTGTTGAACAACGCTG GTGGAAATTACTTGATTTTGCGCTGCTCAAGCGCAGTTCAGTGTCGTTCTTCGAGGTAGAGAAGCCGGAGTCGGCCCTCTCAAGGTGGTCTCGTGCCAGAATGAGGGCTGCCAAG GTAGGGAAAGGTCTGTCCAAGGATGAAAAGGCCCAGAAGCTTGCACTGCAACACTGGCTCGAAGCA ATTGACCCTCGACATCGGTATGGTCACAACCTCCACTACTATTACCAGCACTGGCTACACTGTGAGAGCAAGCAGCCTTTCTTCTACTG GTTGGATATAGGTGAAGGAAAGGAGGTCAATATTGAGGGCCACTGCCCAAGATGGAAGCTGCTGCAGCAATGCATCAGGTATCTTGGTCCA AAAGAGAGAGAGTTCTACGAGACCATCGTTGAGGATGGGAAGATGATGTACAAGCTGAGCCGCAAGATCGTCGACACATCTGAGGGCCCTAGGGATTCAAAATGGATCTTTGTATTGAGCACAACGAGGGTACTATACATCGGCAAG AAGAACAAGGGCACATTTCAGCACTCCAGCTTCCTTGCTGGTGGAGCCACGTCCGCAGCTGGGAGACTCATTGTAGAGAATGGAATTCTAAAG GCTGTCTGGCCTCACAGCGGGCACTACCGTCCCACAGAGGCAAACTTCCGGGAGTTCATGAACTTTCTGAAGAAGAGGAACGTGGATCTTACAAATGTCAAG TTGAGCCCATCAGAAGGTGAGGAGGACGACTGGCTCAGGCTCAGGAGCGGCCTCCCCCATGTCGACCTAACTGAGGGCAGAAATCCTGAGAAGCAAGAAGACACCAAGTCCCAACACCCTCACCCTGACGAAGACAAAGCCACGACCACGACCAAGCCTGCCACATCGCCATCCACGAGCGGCGAGACAACAACTACTGCATCAGCAAGCACGCCGGTGATGAAGAGGTCCTCGTCCGGCAACCGGCTGCAACGCAAGCGGCCGCCAAGTCTAAGGGTGAACAAGAGCCGGCTGGGCAAGGGGACAGCGGAGCATGGCGCTGGCGCGTTCGGGGACTGCTTGGACTTTTGCAAGGAGAACCTTTTCCGTGGTGGCGAGGgggaggtgatggtggtgccGCAGGAGATGATCCTGCATCGGATCAACTCCAAGATGGCCTTGCACTCGTACCAGCTTGGGAACCAGCTCTCGTTCCGGTGGACCACCGGCGCTGGGCCAAGGATCGGGTGCGTCCGGGACTACCCGCCGGAGCTGCAGTTCCGGTCGCTGGAGCAGGTCAGCCTGTCGCCGCGGGGTGGCGCGGGGCCGGCCAGGTACGGGACGCCGTGGCACAGCCCGTGCGCGCCACTCGTGTCACCGACGCCGGGGGGGCTCGGCTCGCCGCTGTACGGCGTGGCCGGGACACCTACGTCGCGACTGCAGCACGGTGCAGCCTAG
- the LOC133911668 gene encoding IQ domain-containing protein IQM4-like isoform X1: MGLSISYPPDDYLPEDEEDTDRLFVRSLSFDNLSTLETLESPPAMLDSLTSKRLIIRGSLSFKKKEGDPYQVETTISMVSPKPDKETSNHKSAGLPRCGPMENLPPDSPVIGMVSPKHQAAAIRVQKVYKSLRTRRQLADCAILVEQRWWKLLDFALLKRSSVSFFEVEKPESALSRWSRARMRAAKVGKGLSKDEKAQKLALQHWLEAVYIKMILFKHFSLIKHHRSNYNSFMFHGQIDPRHRYGHNLHYYYQHWLHCESKQPFFYWLDIGEGKEVNIEGHCPRWKLLQQCIRYLGPKEREFYETIVEDGKMMYKLSRKIVDTSEGPRDSKWIFVLSTTRVLYIGKKNKGTFQHSSFLAGGATSAAGRLIVENGILKAVWPHSGHYRPTEANFREFMNFLKKRNVDLTNVKLSPSEGEEDDWLRLRSGLPHVDLTEGRNPEKQEDTKSQHPHPDEDKATTTTKPATSPSTSGETTTTASASTPVMKRSSSGNRLQRKRPPSLRVNKSRLGKGTAEHGAGAFGDCLDFCKENLFRGGEGEVMVVPQEMILHRINSKMALHSYQLGNQLSFRWTTGAGPRIGCVRDYPPELQFRSLEQVSLSPRGGAGPARYGTPWHSPCAPLVSPTPGGLGSPLYGVAGTPTSRLQHGAA, translated from the exons ATGGGTTTGTCAATCTCCTACCCACCAGATGACTACCTGCCAGAGGATGAAGAGGACACAGACCGACTGTTTGTCCGGTCCCTAAGCTTTGACAATCTCAGCACTCTCGAGACCCTTGAATCACCACCGGCAATGCTCGACTCTCTGACATCCAAGAGACTAATCATAAGAGGCTCCTTAAGCTTCAAGAAAAAGGAGGGTGATCCATATCAAGTTGAAACTACGATATCCATGGTGAGTCCTAAACCTGACAAGGAGACAAGCAATCATAAGTCTGCCGGCCTACCAAGATGTGGGCCCATGGAAAACCTGCCACCAGATTCTCCGGTGATCGGGATGGTCAGCCCAAAGCACCAGGCTGCAGCAATAAGGGTGCAGAAGGTGTACAAGAGCTTAAGGACAAGGCGGCAGCTTGCAGATTGCGCTATTCTTGTTGAACAACGCTG GTGGAAATTACTTGATTTTGCGCTGCTCAAGCGCAGTTCAGTGTCGTTCTTCGAGGTAGAGAAGCCGGAGTCGGCCCTCTCAAGGTGGTCTCGTGCCAGAATGAGGGCTGCCAAG GTAGGGAAAGGTCTGTCCAAGGATGAAAAGGCCCAGAAGCTTGCACTGCAACACTGGCTCGAAGCAGTATACATCAAAATGATTCTCTTCAAACACTTTTCATTGATTAAACATCACAGATCAAATTACAATTCATTCATGTTTCATGGACAGATTGACCCTCGACATCGGTATGGTCACAACCTCCACTACTATTACCAGCACTGGCTACACTGTGAGAGCAAGCAGCCTTTCTTCTACTG GTTGGATATAGGTGAAGGAAAGGAGGTCAATATTGAGGGCCACTGCCCAAGATGGAAGCTGCTGCAGCAATGCATCAGGTATCTTGGTCCA AAAGAGAGAGAGTTCTACGAGACCATCGTTGAGGATGGGAAGATGATGTACAAGCTGAGCCGCAAGATCGTCGACACATCTGAGGGCCCTAGGGATTCAAAATGGATCTTTGTATTGAGCACAACGAGGGTACTATACATCGGCAAG AAGAACAAGGGCACATTTCAGCACTCCAGCTTCCTTGCTGGTGGAGCCACGTCCGCAGCTGGGAGACTCATTGTAGAGAATGGAATTCTAAAG GCTGTCTGGCCTCACAGCGGGCACTACCGTCCCACAGAGGCAAACTTCCGGGAGTTCATGAACTTTCTGAAGAAGAGGAACGTGGATCTTACAAATGTCAAG TTGAGCCCATCAGAAGGTGAGGAGGACGACTGGCTCAGGCTCAGGAGCGGCCTCCCCCATGTCGACCTAACTGAGGGCAGAAATCCTGAGAAGCAAGAAGACACCAAGTCCCAACACCCTCACCCTGACGAAGACAAAGCCACGACCACGACCAAGCCTGCCACATCGCCATCCACGAGCGGCGAGACAACAACTACTGCATCAGCAAGCACGCCGGTGATGAAGAGGTCCTCGTCCGGCAACCGGCTGCAACGCAAGCGGCCGCCAAGTCTAAGGGTGAACAAGAGCCGGCTGGGCAAGGGGACAGCGGAGCATGGCGCTGGCGCGTTCGGGGACTGCTTGGACTTTTGCAAGGAGAACCTTTTCCGTGGTGGCGAGGgggaggtgatggtggtgccGCAGGAGATGATCCTGCATCGGATCAACTCCAAGATGGCCTTGCACTCGTACCAGCTTGGGAACCAGCTCTCGTTCCGGTGGACCACCGGCGCTGGGCCAAGGATCGGGTGCGTCCGGGACTACCCGCCGGAGCTGCAGTTCCGGTCGCTGGAGCAGGTCAGCCTGTCGCCGCGGGGTGGCGCGGGGCCGGCCAGGTACGGGACGCCGTGGCACAGCCCGTGCGCGCCACTCGTGTCACCGACGCCGGGGGGGCTCGGCTCGCCGCTGTACGGCGTGGCCGGGACACCTACGTCGCGACTGCAGCACGGTGCAGCCTAG
- the LOC133911669 gene encoding glycosyltransferase BC10-like isoform X1, producing MRDWLPAEHARELTEEGRSKIAFMFLTPGTLPFERLWDKFFEGHEGGYTIYVHASREKPEHVSTLFIGRDIHSEKVTWGKISMVDAERRLLANALGDIDNQHFVLLSDSFYDPGPHGNFRYSHNMLPEVRENDFRKGSQWFSVKRQHSLMIIADNLYYNKFKLHCRSISFGDSIVDLLEGTFEQKNGLLYGWGKVRPMEIYVDDEGKLTLHGLVQGNTI from the exons ATGAGGGATTGGCTTCCTGCAGAACATGCCAGGGAATTGACTGAAGAAG GGAGGTCGAAAATAGCTTTCATGTTCTTGACCCCGGGGACATTACCATTTGAAAGATTATGGGATAAATTCTTTGAG GGCCATGAGGGAGGATATACCATATATGTTCACGCCTCAAGGGAGAAGCCAGAACATGTCAGTACCTTGTTTATTGGGCGAGACATACACAGTGAAAAG GTAACATGGGGTAAAATTTCTATGGTTGATGCAGAGAGGAGGTTGTTGGCAAATGCTCTAGGAGACATTGACAATCAACATTTTGTGTTACTATCTGACAG CTTTTATGATCCTGGACCACATGGAAATTTTAGATATTCACATAATATGTTACCGGAGGTTAGAGAGAATGACTTCAGGAAGGGTTCACAA TGGTTCTCAGTCAAGCGTCAACATTCGTTGATGATTATTGCAGACAATCTGTACTACAATAAGTTCAAACTTCATTGCAGG TCGATCTCATTTGGAGATTCCATAGTTGATCTACTGGAAGGAACCTTTGAACAGAAGAATGGATTGCTATATGGATGGGGAAAAGTCAGA CCTATggaaatttatgttgatgatgaggGAAAGTTGACCCTCCATGGCCTTGTACAG GGCAATACCATATAA
- the LOC133911669 gene encoding glycosyltransferase BC10-like isoform X5, whose amino-acid sequence MRDWLPAEHARELTEEGRSKIAFMFLTPGTLPFERLWDKFFEGHEGGYTIYVHASREKPEHVSTLFIGRDIHSEKVTWGKISMVDAERRLLANALGDIDNQHFVLLSDSFYDPGPHGNFRYSHNMLPEVRENDFRKGSQWFSVKRQHSLMIIADNLYYNKFKLHCRSISFGDSIVDLLEGTFEQKNGLLYGWGKVRGNTI is encoded by the exons ATGAGGGATTGGCTTCCTGCAGAACATGCCAGGGAATTGACTGAAGAAG GGAGGTCGAAAATAGCTTTCATGTTCTTGACCCCGGGGACATTACCATTTGAAAGATTATGGGATAAATTCTTTGAG GGCCATGAGGGAGGATATACCATATATGTTCACGCCTCAAGGGAGAAGCCAGAACATGTCAGTACCTTGTTTATTGGGCGAGACATACACAGTGAAAAG GTAACATGGGGTAAAATTTCTATGGTTGATGCAGAGAGGAGGTTGTTGGCAAATGCTCTAGGAGACATTGACAATCAACATTTTGTGTTACTATCTGACAG CTTTTATGATCCTGGACCACATGGAAATTTTAGATATTCACATAATATGTTACCGGAGGTTAGAGAGAATGACTTCAGGAAGGGTTCACAA TGGTTCTCAGTCAAGCGTCAACATTCGTTGATGATTATTGCAGACAATCTGTACTACAATAAGTTCAAACTTCATTGCAGG TCGATCTCATTTGGAGATTCCATAGTTGATCTACTGGAAGGAACCTTTGAACAGAAGAATGGATTGCTATATGGATGGGGAAAAGTCAGA GGCAATACCATATAA
- the LOC133911669 gene encoding glycosyltransferase BC10-like isoform X6, with the protein MRDWLPAEHARELTEEGRSKIAFMFLTPGTLPFERLWDKFFEGHEGGYTIYVHASREKPEHVSTLFIGRDIHSEKVTWGKISMVDAERRLLANALGDIDNQHFVLLSDSFYDPGPHGNFRYSHNMLPEVRENDFRKGSQWFSVKRQHSLMIIADNLYYNKFKLHCRSISFGDSIVDLLEGTFEQKNGLLYGWGKVRT; encoded by the exons ATGAGGGATTGGCTTCCTGCAGAACATGCCAGGGAATTGACTGAAGAAG GGAGGTCGAAAATAGCTTTCATGTTCTTGACCCCGGGGACATTACCATTTGAAAGATTATGGGATAAATTCTTTGAG GGCCATGAGGGAGGATATACCATATATGTTCACGCCTCAAGGGAGAAGCCAGAACATGTCAGTACCTTGTTTATTGGGCGAGACATACACAGTGAAAAG GTAACATGGGGTAAAATTTCTATGGTTGATGCAGAGAGGAGGTTGTTGGCAAATGCTCTAGGAGACATTGACAATCAACATTTTGTGTTACTATCTGACAG CTTTTATGATCCTGGACCACATGGAAATTTTAGATATTCACATAATATGTTACCGGAGGTTAGAGAGAATGACTTCAGGAAGGGTTCACAA TGGTTCTCAGTCAAGCGTCAACATTCGTTGATGATTATTGCAGACAATCTGTACTACAATAAGTTCAAACTTCATTGCAGG TCGATCTCATTTGGAGATTCCATAGTTGATCTACTGGAAGGAACCTTTGAACAGAAGAATGGATTGCTATATGGATGGGGAAAAGTCAGA ACATAA
- the LOC133911669 gene encoding glycosyltransferase BC10-like isoform X4, with protein sequence MRDWLPAEHARELTEEGRSKIAFMFLTPGTLPFERLWDKFFEGHEGGYTIYVHASREKPEHVSTLFIGRDIHSEKVTWGKISMVDAERRLLANALGDIDNQHFVLLSDSFYDPGPHGNFRYSHNMLPEVRENDFRKGSQWFSVKRQHSLMIIADNLYYNKFKLHCRSISFGDSIVDLLEGTFEQKNGLLYGWGKVRLSSLHEM encoded by the exons ATGAGGGATTGGCTTCCTGCAGAACATGCCAGGGAATTGACTGAAGAAG GGAGGTCGAAAATAGCTTTCATGTTCTTGACCCCGGGGACATTACCATTTGAAAGATTATGGGATAAATTCTTTGAG GGCCATGAGGGAGGATATACCATATATGTTCACGCCTCAAGGGAGAAGCCAGAACATGTCAGTACCTTGTTTATTGGGCGAGACATACACAGTGAAAAG GTAACATGGGGTAAAATTTCTATGGTTGATGCAGAGAGGAGGTTGTTGGCAAATGCTCTAGGAGACATTGACAATCAACATTTTGTGTTACTATCTGACAG CTTTTATGATCCTGGACCACATGGAAATTTTAGATATTCACATAATATGTTACCGGAGGTTAGAGAGAATGACTTCAGGAAGGGTTCACAA TGGTTCTCAGTCAAGCGTCAACATTCGTTGATGATTATTGCAGACAATCTGTACTACAATAAGTTCAAACTTCATTGCAGG TCGATCTCATTTGGAGATTCCATAGTTGATCTACTGGAAGGAACCTTTGAACAGAAGAATGGATTGCTATATGGATGGGGAAAAGTCAGA TTATCTTCACTACATGAGATGTAG
- the LOC133911669 gene encoding glycosyltransferase BC10-like isoform X2 gives MRDWLPAEHARELTEEGRSKIAFMFLTPGTLPFERLWDKFFEGHEGGYTIYVHASREKPEHVSTLFIGRDIHSEKVTWGKISMVDAERRLLANALGDIDNQHFVLLSDSFYDPGPHGNFRYSHNMLPEVRENDFRKGSQWFSVKRQHSLMIIADNLYYNKFKLHCRSISFGDSIVDLLEGTFEQKNGLLYGWGKVREHNITDFGNSKLCLGFFNWTNV, from the exons ATGAGGGATTGGCTTCCTGCAGAACATGCCAGGGAATTGACTGAAGAAG GGAGGTCGAAAATAGCTTTCATGTTCTTGACCCCGGGGACATTACCATTTGAAAGATTATGGGATAAATTCTTTGAG GGCCATGAGGGAGGATATACCATATATGTTCACGCCTCAAGGGAGAAGCCAGAACATGTCAGTACCTTGTTTATTGGGCGAGACATACACAGTGAAAAG GTAACATGGGGTAAAATTTCTATGGTTGATGCAGAGAGGAGGTTGTTGGCAAATGCTCTAGGAGACATTGACAATCAACATTTTGTGTTACTATCTGACAG CTTTTATGATCCTGGACCACATGGAAATTTTAGATATTCACATAATATGTTACCGGAGGTTAGAGAGAATGACTTCAGGAAGGGTTCACAA TGGTTCTCAGTCAAGCGTCAACATTCGTTGATGATTATTGCAGACAATCTGTACTACAATAAGTTCAAACTTCATTGCAGG TCGATCTCATTTGGAGATTCCATAGTTGATCTACTGGAAGGAACCTTTGAACAGAAGAATGGATTGCTATATGGATGGGGAAAAGTCAGA GAGCACAATATCACGGATTTTGGAAACTCCAAATTGTGTCTTGGTTTCTTCAACTGGACCAATGTATGA
- the LOC133911669 gene encoding glycosyltransferase BC10-like isoform X8: MRDWLPAEHARELTEEGRSKIAFMFLTPGTLPFERLWDKFFEGHEGGYTIYVHASREKPEHVSTLFIGRDIHSEKVTWGKISMVDAERRLLANALGDIDNQHFVLLSDSFYDPGPHGNFRYSHNMLPEVRENDFRKGSQWFSVKRQHSLMIIADNLYYNKFKLHCRFYIWIF, encoded by the exons ATGAGGGATTGGCTTCCTGCAGAACATGCCAGGGAATTGACTGAAGAAG GGAGGTCGAAAATAGCTTTCATGTTCTTGACCCCGGGGACATTACCATTTGAAAGATTATGGGATAAATTCTTTGAG GGCCATGAGGGAGGATATACCATATATGTTCACGCCTCAAGGGAGAAGCCAGAACATGTCAGTACCTTGTTTATTGGGCGAGACATACACAGTGAAAAG GTAACATGGGGTAAAATTTCTATGGTTGATGCAGAGAGGAGGTTGTTGGCAAATGCTCTAGGAGACATTGACAATCAACATTTTGTGTTACTATCTGACAG CTTTTATGATCCTGGACCACATGGAAATTTTAGATATTCACATAATATGTTACCGGAGGTTAGAGAGAATGACTTCAGGAAGGGTTCACAA TGGTTCTCAGTCAAGCGTCAACATTCGTTGATGATTATTGCAGACAATCTGTACTACAATAAGTTCAAACTTCATTGCAGG TTCTATATTTGGATCTTTTGA
- the LOC133911669 gene encoding glycosyltransferase BC10-like isoform X7, translating into MRDWLPAEHARELTEEGRSKIAFMFLTPGTLPFERLWDKFFEGHEGGYTIYVHASREKPEHVSTLFIGRDIHSEKVTWGKISMVDAERRLLANALGDIDNQHFVLLSDSFYDPGPHGNFRYSHNMLPEVRENDFRKGSQWFSVKRQHSLMIIADNLYYNKFKLHCRSISFGDSIVDLLEGTFEQKNGLLYGWGKVRF; encoded by the exons ATGAGGGATTGGCTTCCTGCAGAACATGCCAGGGAATTGACTGAAGAAG GGAGGTCGAAAATAGCTTTCATGTTCTTGACCCCGGGGACATTACCATTTGAAAGATTATGGGATAAATTCTTTGAG GGCCATGAGGGAGGATATACCATATATGTTCACGCCTCAAGGGAGAAGCCAGAACATGTCAGTACCTTGTTTATTGGGCGAGACATACACAGTGAAAAG GTAACATGGGGTAAAATTTCTATGGTTGATGCAGAGAGGAGGTTGTTGGCAAATGCTCTAGGAGACATTGACAATCAACATTTTGTGTTACTATCTGACAG CTTTTATGATCCTGGACCACATGGAAATTTTAGATATTCACATAATATGTTACCGGAGGTTAGAGAGAATGACTTCAGGAAGGGTTCACAA TGGTTCTCAGTCAAGCGTCAACATTCGTTGATGATTATTGCAGACAATCTGTACTACAATAAGTTCAAACTTCATTGCAGG TCGATCTCATTTGGAGATTCCATAGTTGATCTACTGGAAGGAACCTTTGAACAGAAGAATGGATTGCTATATGGATGGGGAAAAGTCAGA TTCTGA
- the LOC133911669 gene encoding glycosyltransferase BC10-like isoform X3: MRDWLPAEHARELTEEGRSKIAFMFLTPGTLPFERLWDKFFEGHEGGYTIYVHASREKPEHVSTLFIGRDIHSEKVTWGKISMVDAERRLLANALGDIDNQHFVLLSDSFYDPGPHGNFRYSHNMLPEVRENDFRKGSQWFSVKRQHSLMIIADNLYYNKFKLHCRSISFGDSIVDLLEGTFEQKNGLLYGWGKVRVAIKWDKKGKY, from the exons ATGAGGGATTGGCTTCCTGCAGAACATGCCAGGGAATTGACTGAAGAAG GGAGGTCGAAAATAGCTTTCATGTTCTTGACCCCGGGGACATTACCATTTGAAAGATTATGGGATAAATTCTTTGAG GGCCATGAGGGAGGATATACCATATATGTTCACGCCTCAAGGGAGAAGCCAGAACATGTCAGTACCTTGTTTATTGGGCGAGACATACACAGTGAAAAG GTAACATGGGGTAAAATTTCTATGGTTGATGCAGAGAGGAGGTTGTTGGCAAATGCTCTAGGAGACATTGACAATCAACATTTTGTGTTACTATCTGACAG CTTTTATGATCCTGGACCACATGGAAATTTTAGATATTCACATAATATGTTACCGGAGGTTAGAGAGAATGACTTCAGGAAGGGTTCACAA TGGTTCTCAGTCAAGCGTCAACATTCGTTGATGATTATTGCAGACAATCTGTACTACAATAAGTTCAAACTTCATTGCAGG TCGATCTCATTTGGAGATTCCATAGTTGATCTACTGGAAGGAACCTTTGAACAGAAGAATGGATTGCTATATGGATGGGGAAAAGTCAGA GTGGCAATCAAATGGgacaaaaaaggaaaatattag